The nucleotide sequence GAGACGTCGACGAGTGTCGTCGTCCCGTCGACCCTGTCGCCGACGTACAGCGGGCGTTCGATCTCGTACTCCTGGCCGCCGTGGACGCGGTATCGCAGGTCGAAGCCGATGTCGAACCCGAGCGGGAACCGGTCGGCACCCGTCTCGGTCTCGCCGGGGCCGTAGCGGGGGAACAGTGCCGTCCGGAGGAACGTGATGGGGGCTGGAACGCGTTCGAACCCCTGTGCTCTTGCCGCCTCCCGTGACCGGTACGCGGGATTGTCGTTTTTCAGCGCACGGGCGAACTCCTCGACTTTGCCGGCCTCGACAGTCAATCCCTCGACGGACCGTTTCGATTCGCCGACCATGGACCGGAGTTCCGCTATGGGGCGTGTTGGCATCCGTATCTGGTGGGGACAGGCGAGTGTATATAAACCGTCCTCTTTGTGAAGGGCTCGCGGTCCGTGTGCCACTCCTGCACCGTTGAGCGAGCCCGACCAGAGCAAATCCTCGCGTGGTGGGGGAAACGGACCCACCGAACGGTTAAGCCGGTTCGATAGCAGGATGACAGCATGTCACCGGAGCTCGATACGATCGGCGTGCTCGGCGGGATGGCCAGTGCATCTACTGTCGAGTACTACCGCCTCATCGACCAGTCGATCAACGACGAGCTCGGCGGCCACAACGACGGCGAGGTCCTGATACGGAGCGTCAACTTCGGGGAGATCGAGCGGTTCATCCGGAATCAGGAGTGGGAGACGGCCGGCGAGCGCCTCGCGGCGGCCGCACAGGAACTCGAAGCCGGCGGTGCAGACTTCATTGTCATGGCGACCAACACGATGCACAAGGTCGCCCCGGCGATAGCCGACGCGGTCACGATTCCGTTCGTCCACCTGGTCGACGTGACCGCCGATGCTATCACCGACGCCGGGCTCGAAACCGTCGGCCTCCTCGGCACGCAACCCACAATGGAGCAGCCCTTTTACCGTGACCGCCTCGCAGAACACGGGGTCGACGTGGTCGTTCCCGACCGGGCCGACCGGGAGACTGTCGACGAGATCATTTTCGAGGAACTGACTCACGGGGAAACCAGTGAACGATCACGGCGGACCTATCTCCGGGTCGTCGACGACTTGGTCGAGGACGGAGCGGAGGGGCTTGTCCTCGGCTGCACCGAGATCGAATTGCTGATCGGCCAGGACGACCGACCGGCGCTCCCGATGTTCGACACGACGGCCCTCCACGTCGAACGGGCCGTCGAGCGGAGCCTCGGCTATCGTAGGTGTTGAACCGAGTCACACGTCGACCGCACCGCGGCCGTGCGGTCGGGTGCACAATGACTTTCAAGACCTCGACAGGAACCTGACGATTCAAATCCGCGCGAACGACTGGTTGGCTCCAACGGAAGCCACCGCGTATCGCTCCAGTTGACGACGGCTCCCGGGCGCTGAAGCCGAACGTAATCCGCTGGAATCTTCTCGCTCACGCCGTTGTTCGCGAGAGTGCTCCTCCGCGGACAGTCACTGGCGTGTGGCGTCTCACCGTCAGATACCGCCGTGTTCGGCTGTGAGCGCTGTTGGTCCGAACGTCTACAGTACCATGACCCTCTGCACCCACCGGCTCGCATGTCCGCTGGACGATCATTCCTGCGCACAAGATTTTAAGTCCGAAGGGCCGACCAACGCCGGCATGGCCGACGCGCGGCTGGAACTGGCAGAGGCACCGGCCGGGGGGTCGGGGGGTCGCGGGCTGGTCCCGTCGCCGCTCCCGCCCGACGACCCCGAGGCGTGGTACGCGCCGGACGTGCAGGCACAGTACGAGGTTCACCCCGGCGTCGTGGTCACCGTCACCGAGCGCGAGGCAGATTTCACCTACGACGTGCGCGAGCCCGTCCTCACCGCGGGCGACCGCGCAGCGGTCGAGCGCGTCGAAGCGCACTTCGCCGACGCCCACCTCGAACGCCCGCGAACCCGGGAAGGGGCTGTCGAGGTGATGAACGGGGGATTTGACCGGAAACACGGGCGCGTCATCGACCGGCTGGTCGACCGGTCGGCACCCGCCCGCCGCCGCCTCGACTACCACGCCCTGGCCCGGATCGCCTGCCTCGGCGAGCTGACGCCGTACGCCCTCGACTCCAACATCGAGGTGGCCGACACCGACGACGGCCTGGTCGTCCACACCAGCGACTACGCGCCGGCGGTGACGGACCTCGAGGACCCCGAGTACATCGAGCGGTTCGCCAGCGAGCGGCTGGACCGCCACACCGTCGCGTTCGAGGGGTTCGAGATACCGGTCGTCCTCTACCGCGAGAACCTGCTCGGTGCGGACCCGTTTACGACCAAGTACGCGGTCCAAGAGCCGGACCTGCTGCCCGGCGACGAGCAGCTCATCGCCGAGTGCAAGGAGCGGCTCTGGGAGGCCTCCGTCGACGGCGTCATCGAGGACGAGCGGGCGTTCGTCCGCGAGCGTGCGGAGGCGCTGCTCTCCCGGCGGCTGCGGAGCCGGAACACCCGCGCCTGGGTCGATGCCGCCCGCCACCGCCTGCGCTCGGCGCTCGCGGAGTACGACCTCGCAGTCCCGCCGGTCGACCGCCGGTACGCCGACGACCGCCTCTCCGACCTGGTCTACTACGTCCTCCGTGACTACGTCGGCTACGGAAAACTCACCATCCCGGTCCGGGACCCGACCCTGGAGGACATCGAGGCCAACCGCGTCGGCGAGCGCGTGAAGGTCGTCCCGCGGACCGACACCGGCCACGACGAGCGGGTCCCTACCAACCTCGTCTTCGAGGAGGAGAGCGCATTCGTCAACGTCGTCACGCAACTCGCGGCTGCGGACGGCACGGAACTCAACGCCTCGACGCCCAGCGCGAAGGTGAACCTCAGCCCCGAGGGGGTCGAGGAGACGATCCGGTGTGCGGTGGGGCTCCCGACGGTCAGCGAGGGCGGCCCCCACATCTCCATCCGCAAGCAGTCCGCGGACGCGCTCACGCCGGTCGACCTCGTCCGCTCGGACAGCCTGCCGACCGAATTGGTGGCGCTTCTGTGGCTGGTCTACGAACACCACGGGGTCGTCCTCTTCTCGGGCCCGACCGGGGTCGGGAAGACGACACTGATGAACGCCCACATGCCCTTCGTCCCGTTCCGGGACCGTCCGATCAGCATCGACGAGGGTTCCCGGGAGGTCCGCCTGCCCCACGAGACCGGCGTCTCGCTGACGACGCGGGACCACCAGGAGAGCTACAAGCGGGTGACGATGGCCGACCTGATGACCCAGGCCAACTACCTGAACCCCGACGTGGAGATAATCGCCGAGGTCAACACCACCGAGAGCTTCGAGACGTTCGCGGAGTCGCTGAATACGGGCCACGGCCTGATCGGCACCACCCACGCAGAGGACGTCGAGTCGCTGGTCAACCGCGTCATCGAGCAGGGGCTGCCGCCGTACCTGCTGCGGGAGCTCGACCTGGTCGTCTTCCCGCGCCACGTCGACGGCGAACGGTACGTCGGGCAGGTGGTCGAGCTCCTGAGCGAGGGGGAGTTCCGCGACCTCGACCGCGAGACCGGCTGTGGGTCGGTTCGCAAGAACGGCACGGCAGTCTACTGGAACACCGTCGCCGAGCGCACGGAGGGCGGCGAGTTCCGGTTTGGCTACGACCACCCCGACCTGGGCGACGAAACGCGTGCGGTAGAACTACGCACCCTCCACCGCGTCGCGAACCTCACCGACCGGCCCGTGACGGCCGTCGAGGAGGAGTTCCACCGGAAACACCGGTACGTCGAGTACTTCGTCCGCCAGGGGATCGACGACTTCGAAGAGCTGTTCGACCTGCTCGCGGACCTGCGCACCGAGGAAGCGGCGACCGTCGAGCGGCTCCGCCGGCGGGACGATGAGTGACCGCGCGTTGAGCCGGGTGGACCGGGGGCTCTACGCCCTGTTCTCCCGGCACGCCGACAGCGAGAGCCACGAGCGCGACCGGCGCCGCTACCGCGCGGCCGGGCTCTCGACCAGCTTCGACGTCTACATCGCCAGGGTCTACGGGCTGGCGTGGGCACTCGGGCTGCTCACCGCGCTCGGGACCTTCGCCGGTGCCGTACTCGTCCCCTCCTCGGCCGTCAGTGCGATGTTTTCCTTCCTGGGGAGCGGCCTCCCGGTACTGAACCGACTCCCCCTTCCCTCCGTCCCGCGCGTCTACCCCGCCCTCGCGCTTGCAGTCCTGCTCGCCGCCCTGGTCCGGTGGCTCGTCGTCAGGAGCGGCGGCGTCTATCTGAGTCGGGTGGCTGCCGTCCGACGCGAGGAGATCGAGCGCACGCTCCCGGGCGCCGTCCGGTATCTCCGGGTTCTGGCCTCCGGGGACAGCGACCAGCGGGACATGCTCGCCCGGGTCGCCGACCAGGAGGCCTACGGCGCGACCGCCGGTTCCTTCCGTGCGGCGCTGAACAAGGCCGCCCTCACGGGCAGTCTCGACGAGGGGCTGTCGATGGTCGCCCGCGAGACGCCCTCGCGGGACCTGCTCTCTCCGTTCCTGCTGAAGTTCCGCGAACACGCCGCCCAAGGGACCGACGCCCTGGAGAGCTACCTCAAGATGGAGGGACGGCTGCTCTCACAGCGCCAGGCTCGCGTCCACGAGCGTGCCAGCGGCTATCTCGAGCTGCTCGCCGAGCTGTTCGTCGTCCTCCTGATCTTCCCGGCGCTCGCAGTGTTGATCCTCACCGTCGCCAGCGCGCTCGCTCCCGGGCTCTCCGCCCCTATTTCGACTCCCTTCGGGACGGTCACCACCCGGGCGCTTCTGGTCTACGCCGCCGTGGGCTTCGTCCTCCTCGTCGGCGTCGGTGCGGCGTTCGCGGTCGCCTCGCTGCGCCCGACCGACCACTCGGTGCCGACCTACGACCGGCCCGAGACCGTCCGGGCGATGCTCGCGTCGACGCCGTCGAACCCGGCGAGCGCGGCAGTCACACTCCTGCCCGTCGGCGTGGCCGTCGGCCTCGTCCTCTGGTGGCTGGGGTCGCCTCCAGTCAACGTCGCTCTGCTGTCCTACGCCGCCTACGGCCTGCCAGTCGGGGTGATTGCCGTCCGACGGGCCCGCC is from Salinirussus salinus and encodes:
- a CDS encoding aspartate/glutamate racemase family protein, translated to MSPELDTIGVLGGMASASTVEYYRLIDQSINDELGGHNDGEVLIRSVNFGEIERFIRNQEWETAGERLAAAAQELEAGGADFIVMATNTMHKVAPAIADAVTIPFVHLVDVTADAITDAGLETVGLLGTQPTMEQPFYRDRLAEHGVDVVVPDRADRETVDEIIFEELTHGETSERSRRTYLRVVDDLVEDGAEGLVLGCTEIELLIGQDDRPALPMFDTTALHVERAVERSLGYRRC
- a CDS encoding type II/IV secretion system ATPase subunit; protein product: MADARLELAEAPAGGSGGRGLVPSPLPPDDPEAWYAPDVQAQYEVHPGVVVTVTEREADFTYDVREPVLTAGDRAAVERVEAHFADAHLERPRTREGAVEVMNGGFDRKHGRVIDRLVDRSAPARRRLDYHALARIACLGELTPYALDSNIEVADTDDGLVVHTSDYAPAVTDLEDPEYIERFASERLDRHTVAFEGFEIPVVLYRENLLGADPFTTKYAVQEPDLLPGDEQLIAECKERLWEASVDGVIEDERAFVRERAEALLSRRLRSRNTRAWVDAARHRLRSALAEYDLAVPPVDRRYADDRLSDLVYYVLRDYVGYGKLTIPVRDPTLEDIEANRVGERVKVVPRTDTGHDERVPTNLVFEEESAFVNVVTQLAAADGTELNASTPSAKVNLSPEGVEETIRCAVGLPTVSEGGPHISIRKQSADALTPVDLVRSDSLPTELVALLWLVYEHHGVVLFSGPTGVGKTTLMNAHMPFVPFRDRPISIDEGSREVRLPHETGVSLTTRDHQESYKRVTMADLMTQANYLNPDVEIIAEVNTTESFETFAESLNTGHGLIGTTHAEDVESLVNRVIEQGLPPYLLRELDLVVFPRHVDGERYVGQVVELLSEGEFRDLDRETGCGSVRKNGTAVYWNTVAERTEGGEFRFGYDHPDLGDETRAVELRTLHRVANLTDRPVTAVEEEFHRKHRYVEYFVRQGIDDFEELFDLLADLRTEEAATVERLRRRDDE
- a CDS encoding type II secretion system F family protein is translated as MSDRALSRVDRGLYALFSRHADSESHERDRRRYRAAGLSTSFDVYIARVYGLAWALGLLTALGTFAGAVLVPSSAVSAMFSFLGSGLPVLNRLPLPSVPRVYPALALAVLLAALVRWLVVRSGGVYLSRVAAVRREEIERTLPGAVRYLRVLASGDSDQRDMLARVADQEAYGATAGSFRAALNKAALTGSLDEGLSMVARETPSRDLLSPFLLKFREHAAQGTDALESYLKMEGRLLSQRQARVHERASGYLELLAELFVVLLIFPALAVLILTVASALAPGLSAPISTPFGTVTTRALLVYAAVGFVLLVGVGAAFAVASLRPTDHSVPTYDRPETVRAMLASTPSNPASAAVTLLPVGVAVGLVLWWLGSPPVNVALLSYAAYGLPVGVIAVRRARRDDAKDREIRDFVHAVSGHVSLGRPFPEAVRRVASDVDLGALQPDVEDLAFNLGLTTGPEDASDVRASALDRFVERVGTPLASQTVGLVVGALEAGSDTEEVFETLETEIGRLYHERKELRSRLLVYVAVGWTTALLVVGIVVAVNASVLDGFAQLSTVADTNTGMALDPNAVDPARDRWRFYLVAQATVLACGWFAGTASRGRYEALLHSGALVVLTYVVFTGLGVV